The sequence below is a genomic window from Paramisgurnus dabryanus chromosome 4, PD_genome_1.1, whole genome shotgun sequence.
GCGATGTGAAGCAGACAATGACATTCTTAAGACGAGAGAAACTTCCCAGGTCCTCAAAGTCCCTGATTCCATCAGCGATGGACGATAAGAAATGAAACTCGAGATTATGAGAATGGTCACCTCTCTCGCTAACCAGGAAGAGAATCTGGTGCTCAACACCCCCTGGTGGTCAGGATGATAAACTGCAGGTTCCTAGTTATTCCCGCATTGGTCAAGCAGATTAAACCACCCAGAACGGCTCTCACTGCTTTACTGAAGGGACAAAGTCCGGACGGCGGGTCTGGATGATTTTTGGGCGAGCGCGTCTGCCGCCCTCCATCTCTTCCTCGTCATCGGAGACTTCGTCCTCGCACACGTGCACGATCACACTTGGCGTGTTGGTGGTTCCAGTGTGGAGCTCGTATTGCTcacctgaaatacattttgtcaAATAAGTCAGGTTTGATGCCAAATTTGAATatgtaaaacaaaaatttagcagagatatgtaaaaataaaatacaactgaataaaaaaacggcaaaaaattgaattaaaaaaGTGCATAATCAAATTTCTAGTGCATAAAAAATTCACATTTTGCAAAGCACTAAACACTAGTATGTAACACTTTTGGGTGAGCAAATACAGTAAGGGTTAGTATCTTATACCTGGTCCTAGTTTAGACACAGCACGCAACAGGTCGTAGTTGATGACCGGTTTGGCATCCGGTGACGGCTCCCAGCCAACAGGGGGTGACGACGGAGGAGAGATCAGGAACTGCTTGTCTGGTTTTGGAGGCTCAAGGCGAGGACTGCCAATATGTACAGACTGTACAGAGAGGAAAAACGTCAGAAGGACaaagagaaataaattaaagcgagttattttgttatttagtACACATTGAATGGGCTCAAAGTCATTATACACACATTGAATAACTCCTAGTCATGAGTCAGGATCTCAAGATAAAAGACGCAGTTTAATTTTAGGTTCCTCATTGTGAAGGGAACAGAAAACCTGAGTCATGTGTGTCTCTATGTGAAACGTGTGACCTCATTCTGACCGTTCATTAAGATGTGTGATCTCATGCTGGAAACTCAATGAAATGATCACAGATTAGTCAAACATCACTGTAACTGTTGTTCATATGTAGCTTATAGTGACTGAAACAAACTCACAACTTGAAATATTCAATGATAAGAAGATGAAAAAGTCAAACAGAC
It includes:
- the rcan1b gene encoding calcipressin-1 isoform X2; amino-acid sequence: MHLNTAKCNAVCLVATLVDHDVYSRPEIQEQFEALFRQFDPSTSFQFFKSFRRVRINFTDVLAAAEARVKLHKSDFNGKEMRLYFAQSVHIGSPRLEPPKPDKQFLISPPSSPPVGWEPSPDAKPVINYDLLRAVSKLGPGEQYELHTGTTNTPSVIVHVCEDEVSDDEEEMEGGRRARPKIIQTRRPDFVPSVKQ
- the rcan1b gene encoding calcipressin-1 isoform X1, yielding MEQPEASEVQLSDQPNALIACKVPEEVFNEQHVKEQFEALFRQFDPSTSFQFFKSFRRVRINFTDVLAAAEARVKLHKSDFNGKEMRLYFAQSVHIGSPRLEPPKPDKQFLISPPSSPPVGWEPSPDAKPVINYDLLRAVSKLGPGEQYELHTGTTNTPSVIVHVCEDEVSDDEEEMEGGRRARPKIIQTRRPDFVPSVKQ